One uncultured Caproiciproducens sp. DNA segment encodes these proteins:
- a CDS encoding imidazolonepropionase — protein MKRSWTNIKVLEPKILAIRAAGKTRREIADELGLKKIQIKAWINRHNKATAREEAGLPPKGRGRKPAITLQEYKYENKRLKMENELLRDFLHAAGRK, from the coding sequence ATGAAAAGAAGTTGGACAAATATAAAAGTGCTTGAACCAAAAATTCTAGCAATAAGGGCAGCAGGAAAAACGCGACGTGAAATTGCGGATGAATTAGGATTAAAGAAAATTCAGATAAAAGCCTGGATTAACCGACACAACAAAGCAACAGCCCGTGAGGAAGCAGGGCTTCCGCCAAAGGGACGAGGGCGTAAGCCAGCCATCACATTACAAGAATACAAATATGAGAACAAGCGGTTAAAGATGGAAAATGAGTTGCTGCGGGATTTTCTTCACGCCGCTGGAAGGAAGTGA
- a CDS encoding IS3 family transposase produces the protein MKAVTKYEVIYCRREKYPIQIMCKFFGVSRSGYYDYVKRRGSLPRNTELAGFIAECQKSCGKTYGYRRVQIWLERKKSLHLNPKTILRIMNKYGLLSEIRRRKKYKQMGQQLHKYGNLLNRNFVADRPNAKWVTDISYIHTTQGVLYLSMIRDLFDNSIVAYKTGTEQTVNLVLNTIKLAMEKETVAGELHLHSDQGFQYTSQAYFNLTKEYGITPSMSRRGNCYDNALAENFFSILKTECIYRHQLKSFDEARQLIAEYIDFYNNERIQTETCLTPLEKRRQAA, from the coding sequence GTGAAAGCTGTCACAAAATATGAAGTAATCTATTGCCGCAGAGAGAAATATCCGATTCAAATCATGTGCAAATTCTTCGGAGTTTCGCGAAGCGGCTACTACGACTATGTAAAGCGCCGTGGATCGCTGCCACGCAATACAGAACTGGCCGGATTCATAGCCGAGTGTCAGAAAAGCTGTGGTAAAACGTATGGTTACCGACGAGTTCAAATTTGGCTGGAGCGTAAGAAATCTTTGCACTTGAACCCTAAAACGATACTCCGCATCATGAATAAATATGGCTTGCTCTCTGAAATACGCCGTCGTAAGAAGTACAAGCAAATGGGGCAGCAGCTTCACAAATATGGAAATCTGTTGAATCGCAACTTTGTTGCTGACAGACCAAACGCCAAGTGGGTAACGGACATTTCATATATACACACAACCCAAGGCGTTCTGTATCTGTCTATGATCCGCGATCTCTTTGACAACAGCATTGTCGCTTACAAGACAGGAACCGAACAGACGGTAAATCTTGTTTTGAATACAATCAAGCTTGCTATGGAAAAAGAAACGGTCGCCGGGGAGTTGCACCTCCACAGCGACCAAGGGTTTCAATACACATCACAAGCATATTTTAACCTAACCAAAGAGTACGGCATTACTCCGTCAATGTCAAGACGTGGTAATTGCTATGACAATGCACTCGCTGAAAATTTCTTCTCTATTCTCAAAACCGAGTGCATTTACAGACATCAACTGAAATCATTTGATGAGGCCAGACAACTCATCGCCGAATACATAGATTTCTACAACAATGAGCGCATACAAACGGAAACGTGCCTGACACCGCTCGAAAAACGGCGTCAGGCTGCGTAA
- a CDS encoding NADH-dependent [FeFe] hydrogenase, group A6, translated as MENMVNIKINGMPLSVPANSTVLEAARFAGVDIPTLCYLKGINEIGACRMCVVEVKGARSLVASCVYPVNEGMEVQTNTPKIQKSRKMTLEMLLSVHNRDCLACRRSGNCEFQTLCNEMGIEQTNRFDGAMPDATKDESTLHLIRDNSKCILCRRCVGACAEQHVAVIGPNSRGFDTHIACAFEKPLDEVPCVSCGQCIVSCPTGALTERDQCDEVMAAINDPEKYVVVQTAPAIRATLGECFGLPVGTNVKGKMVAALRRLGFDKVFDTDFGADLTIMEEANELLERVKNGGALPLITSCSPGWVKFCEYYYPELLPNVSTCKSPQQMTGAVIKTYYAQKNNIDPKNIVVVSVMPCVAKKFEVKREDENAAGEGMPDTDISITTRELSRLINMAHINFNRLPDEEFDPALGVSTGAAAIFGATGGVMEAALRTAADVLEGKSLDSVEYTDIRGTEGIKEVVYHVGGMDIKVAAVSGLNNANEILSKVKNGEGGYHFIEIMCCPGGCVNGGGQPIQPASVRNFTDLKAERAKALYEEDRNLPLRKSHESPLIKMIYDEFLEKPGSHKAHEILHTSYVSRKKY; from the coding sequence ATGGAAAACATGGTTAACATAAAAATAAACGGCATGCCCCTCTCAGTGCCGGCTAATTCCACTGTTTTGGAGGCGGCAAGGTTCGCCGGAGTTGATATTCCGACCTTATGCTACCTGAAAGGAATTAATGAAATCGGCGCTTGCCGTATGTGCGTGGTGGAGGTAAAGGGCGCGCGCTCTTTGGTCGCTTCCTGCGTTTATCCGGTGAATGAGGGGATGGAGGTTCAGACCAATACGCCTAAAATTCAAAAATCCAGAAAAATGACGCTGGAAATGCTGCTTTCCGTGCACAACAGGGATTGTCTCGCCTGCAGACGCAGCGGAAACTGCGAATTCCAGACCCTGTGCAACGAAATGGGCATAGAGCAGACAAACCGCTTTGACGGGGCGATGCCCGACGCAACAAAGGACGAGTCTACTCTGCATCTGATCCGCGACAACTCGAAATGTATCCTCTGCCGCCGCTGCGTGGGCGCCTGCGCAGAACAGCATGTTGCCGTCATCGGCCCGAACAGCCGCGGTTTTGACACACACATTGCGTGTGCGTTTGAAAAGCCGCTTGATGAAGTTCCCTGCGTTTCCTGCGGCCAGTGCATCGTGAGCTGCCCGACCGGCGCTTTGACCGAACGCGACCAGTGCGACGAAGTCATGGCTGCGATTAACGATCCTGAAAAGTATGTGGTCGTACAGACCGCACCTGCCATTCGCGCAACGCTCGGCGAATGCTTCGGTCTTCCGGTCGGGACCAACGTTAAGGGCAAGATGGTCGCCGCTCTGCGCCGGCTCGGTTTTGACAAGGTGTTCGACACGGATTTCGGCGCCGACCTTACAATTATGGAAGAGGCCAACGAACTGCTTGAGCGCGTGAAGAACGGCGGCGCGCTGCCGCTGATTACCTCCTGCTCGCCGGGCTGGGTCAAATTCTGCGAATATTATTATCCGGAGCTGTTGCCGAATGTTTCCACCTGCAAATCTCCGCAGCAGATGACCGGCGCGGTCATTAAGACGTATTACGCGCAGAAGAACAATATCGATCCGAAAAATATCGTTGTTGTCAGTGTAATGCCCTGTGTGGCCAAGAAATTCGAGGTTAAACGTGAGGATGAGAATGCCGCCGGGGAAGGGATGCCCGACACCGATATCTCCATTACAACCCGCGAACTTTCCCGCCTGATCAATATGGCGCATATCAATTTCAACCGTCTTCCGGACGAAGAATTCGATCCGGCGCTGGGCGTTTCCACCGGAGCTGCCGCAATCTTCGGCGCAACCGGCGGCGTTATGGAGGCCGCGCTGAGAACAGCGGCCGACGTCCTTGAGGGCAAGAGCCTTGATTCCGTCGAGTACACGGATATCCGCGGTACCGAAGGAATTAAAGAGGTCGTTTACCATGTGGGCGGTATGGATATTAAGGTTGCCGCAGTGAGCGGCCTGAACAATGCAAATGAGATCCTTTCCAAAGTGAAAAACGGCGAGGGCGGCTATCATTTTATTGAAATTATGTGCTGCCCGGGCGGCTGCGTCAACGGCGGCGGTCAGCCGATTCAGCCTGCGTCAGTCCGCAATTTTACCGATCTGAAAGCCGAAAGGGCAAAGGCTCTGTACGAGGAAGACCGTAATCTGCCTTTACGTAAGAGCCATGAAAGTCCGCTCATCAAGATGATTTATGATGAATTTCTTGAAAAGCCGGGCAGTCATAAGGCTCATGAAATTTTACACACAAGCTACGTGTCCCGTAAAAAGTATTAA